A single Bufo bufo chromosome 6, aBufBuf1.1, whole genome shotgun sequence DNA region contains:
- the LOC121004475 gene encoding gastrula zinc finger protein XlCGF17.1-like isoform X5, producing MEEWEFLEGHKDLYKDVMMEHHELLTSPDDCTRISEGYVTSSDFKTEDYAITQNTSEEHAIIPDVPSDLLSKDLSCDFFKYVQSSDLSQTAKDRKSHKMGVEHQTEEKPFSCLECGKCFKHKSALVIHQRIHTGEKPYSCPECGKCFTDKSHLLRHERSHTGSKPFSCSECGKYFNQKSDLVRHRKTHTGEKPFSCPECGKCFTHKSTLVYHQRTHRGEKPFSCSECGKSFTCKSNLLNHHKNHTGEKPYSCSECGKCFTDKSHLLRHESSHTGEKPYSCPECGKYFSQKSDLVRHQITHTGKKPFSCSECGKCFTEKSNLIIHQRIHTGEKLFSCPECEKCFTRKSYLEKHLKIHTGEKPYSCSECGKCFTDK from the exons ATGACTGTACCAGAATCTCAGAAGGATATGTGACGTCTTCAGATTTTAAAACAGAGGATTATGCTATTACACAAAATACAAGTGAAGAACATGCCATAATCCCAGATGTACCCTCAGATCTTCTCAGCAAAGATTTATcgtgtgatttttttaaatatgtccaATCTTCTGATTTATCACAGACTGCAAAGGACCGGAAaagccacaaaatgggtgttGAACATCAAACagaggagaagccattttcatgtttggaatgtggaaaatgttttaaacaTAAATCtgctcttgttatacatcagagaattcacacaggggagaagccatattcatgtccagaatgtgggaaatgttttacagataaatcacatCTTCTTAGACATGAGAGGAGTCACACTGGgtcgaaaccattttcatgttcagaatgtgggaaatattttaacCAGAAATCAGATCTAGTTAGGCATAggaaaactcacacaggggagaaaccattttcgtgtccagaatgtgggaaatgttttactcacaAATCAACTCTTGTTTACCATCAAAGAACTCACAGAGGGgaaaaaccattttcatgttcagaatgtggaaaatcttttacTTGCAAATCAAATCTTCTTAATCATCATAAAAAccatacaggggagaagccatattcatgttcagaatgtgggaaatgttttacagataaatcacatCTTCTTAGACATGAGAGtagtcacacaggggaaaagccatattcatgtccagagtgtgggaaatattttagccagaaatcagatcttgttagacatcaaataacacacacagggaaaaagccattttcatgttcagaatgtggaaaatgttttacagaaAAATCAAATCttattatacatcagagaattcacacaggggagaagctatTTTCCTgcccagaatgtgagaaatgcttTACTCGTAAATCATATCTTGAAAAGCATttaaaaattcacacaggagagaagccatattcatgctcagaatgtgggaaatgttttacagataa ataa
- the LOC121004475 gene encoding zinc finger protein OZF-like isoform X2: protein MEEWEFLEGHKDLYKDVMMEHHELLTSPDDCTRISEGYVTSSDFKTEDYAITQNTSEEHAIIPDVPSDLLSKDLSCDFFKYVQSSDLSQTAKDRKSHKMGVEHQTEEKPFSCLECGKCFKHKSALVIHQRIHTGEKPYSCPECGKCFTDKSHLLRHERSHTGSKPFSCSECGKYFNQKSDLVRHRKTHTGEKPFSCPECGKCFTHKSTLVYHQRTHRGEKPFSCSECGKSFTCKSNLLNHHKNHTGEKPYSCSECGKCFTDKSHLLRHESSHTGEKPYSCPECGKYFSQKSDLVRHQITHTGKKPFSCSECGKCFTEKSNLIIHQRIHTGEKLFSCPECEKCFTRKSYLVIHQRIHTGEKPFSCPECGKCFTDKSNLVTHQRIHTGEKPYSCSECGKCFTDKSYLATHQRIHTGEKPYLCSECGKCFTDKSNLVKHQRGHKGETYF, encoded by the exons ATGACTGTACCAGAATCTCAGAAGGATATGTGACGTCTTCAGATTTTAAAACAGAGGATTATGCTATTACACAAAATACAAGTGAAGAACATGCCATAATCCCAGATGTACCCTCAGATCTTCTCAGCAAAGATTTATcgtgtgatttttttaaatatgtccaATCTTCTGATTTATCACAGACTGCAAAGGACCGGAAaagccacaaaatgggtgttGAACATCAAACagaggagaagccattttcatgtttggaatgtggaaaatgttttaaacaTAAATCtgctcttgttatacatcagagaattcacacaggggagaagccatattcatgtccagaatgtgggaaatgttttacagataaatcacatCTTCTTAGACATGAGAGGAGTCACACTGGgtcgaaaccattttcatgttcagaatgtgggaaatattttaacCAGAAATCAGATCTAGTTAGGCATAggaaaactcacacaggggagaaaccattttcgtgtccagaatgtgggaaatgttttactcacaAATCAACTCTTGTTTACCATCAAAGAACTCACAGAGGGgaaaaaccattttcatgttcagaatgtggaaaatcttttacTTGCAAATCAAATCTTCTTAATCATCATAAAAAccatacaggggagaagccatattcatgttcagaatgtgggaaatgttttacagataaatcacatCTTCTTAGACATGAGAGtagtcacacaggggaaaagccatattcatgtccagagtgtgggaaatattttagccagaaatcagatcttgttagacatcaaataacacacacagggaaaaagccattttcatgttcagaatgtggaaaatgttttacagaaAAATCAAATCttattatacatcagagaattcacacaggggagaagctatTTTCCTgcccagaatgtgagaaatgcttTACTCGTAA atcatatcttgttatacatcagagaattcacacaggggagaagccattttcttgtccagaatgtggaaagtgttttacagataaatcaaatcttgttacacatcagagaattcacacaggggaaaagccatattcatgctcagaatgtggaaaatgctttACAGATAAATCATATCTTgctacacatcagagaattcacacaggggagaagccatatttatgctcagaatgtgggaaatgttttactgataaatcaaatcttgttaaacatcagagggGTCATAAAGGGGAGACATATTTTTGA
- the LOC121004475 gene encoding gastrula zinc finger protein XlCGF26.1-like isoform X1 — translation MEEWEFLEGHKDLYKDVMMEHHELLTSPDDCTRISEGYVTSSDFKTEDYAITQNTSEEHAIIPDVPSDLLSKDLSCDFFKYVQSSDLSQTAKDRKSHKMGVEHQTEEKPFSCLECGKCFKHKSALVIHQRIHTGEKPYSCPECGKCFTDKSHLLRHERSHTGSKPFSCSECGKYFNQKSDLVRHRKTHTGEKPFSCPECGKCFTHKSTLVYHQRTHRGEKPFSCSECGKSFTCKSNLLNHHKNHTGEKPYSCSECGKCFTDKSHLLRHESSHTGEKPYSCPECGKYFSQKSDLVRHQITHTGKKPFSCSECGKCFTEKSNLIIHQRIHTGEKLFSCPECEKCFTRKSYLEKHLKIHTGEKPYSCSECGKCFTDKSNLVIHKRSHTGEKPYSCTECGKYFIQKSDLVRHQVTHTGEKPFSCSECGKCFTQKSTLVCHRRTHTGEKRLSCLECGKSFTDKSYLVIHQRIHTGEKPFSCPECGKCFTDKSNLVTHQRIHTGEKPYSCSECGKCFTDKSYLATHQRIHTGEKPYLCSECGKCFTDKSNLVKHQRGHKGETYF, via the coding sequence ATGACTGTACCAGAATCTCAGAAGGATATGTGACGTCTTCAGATTTTAAAACAGAGGATTATGCTATTACACAAAATACAAGTGAAGAACATGCCATAATCCCAGATGTACCCTCAGATCTTCTCAGCAAAGATTTATcgtgtgatttttttaaatatgtccaATCTTCTGATTTATCACAGACTGCAAAGGACCGGAAaagccacaaaatgggtgttGAACATCAAACagaggagaagccattttcatgtttggaatgtggaaaatgttttaaacaTAAATCtgctcttgttatacatcagagaattcacacaggggagaagccatattcatgtccagaatgtgggaaatgttttacagataaatcacatCTTCTTAGACATGAGAGGAGTCACACTGGgtcgaaaccattttcatgttcagaatgtgggaaatattttaacCAGAAATCAGATCTAGTTAGGCATAggaaaactcacacaggggagaaaccattttcgtgtccagaatgtgggaaatgttttactcacaAATCAACTCTTGTTTACCATCAAAGAACTCACAGAGGGgaaaaaccattttcatgttcagaatgtggaaaatcttttacTTGCAAATCAAATCTTCTTAATCATCATAAAAAccatacaggggagaagccatattcatgttcagaatgtgggaaatgttttacagataaatcacatCTTCTTAGACATGAGAGtagtcacacaggggaaaagccatattcatgtccagagtgtgggaaatattttagccagaaatcagatcttgttagacatcaaataacacacacagggaaaaagccattttcatgttcagaatgtggaaaatgttttacagaaAAATCAAATCttattatacatcagagaattcacacaggggagaagctatTTTCCTgcccagaatgtgagaaatgcttTACTCGTAAATCATATCTTGAAAAGCATttaaaaattcacacaggagagaagccatattcatgctcagaatgtgggaaatgttttacagataagtCGAATCTTGTTATTCAtaaaagaagtcacacaggagagaaaccgtattcatgtACAGAGTGTGGAAAATATTTTATCCAGAAATctgatcttgttagacatcaggtAACTCACACGGGGGAGAAGCCtttttcgtgttcagaatgtgggaaatgttttactcagaagTCAACCCTTGTTTGTCATCGAAGAACTCACACTGGAGAGAAGAGActttcttgtttagaatgtggaaaAAGTTTCACGgataaatcatatcttgttatacatcagagaattcacacaggggagaagccattttcttgtccagaatgtggaaagtgttttacagataaatcaaatcttgttacacatcagagaattcacacaggggaaaagccatattcatgctcagaatgtggaaaatgctttACAGATAAATCATATCTTgctacacatcagagaattcacacaggggagaagccatatttatgctcagaatgtgggaaatgttttactgataaatcaaatcttgttaaacatcagagggGTCATAAAGGGGAGACATATTTTTGA
- the LOC121004475 gene encoding gastrula zinc finger protein XlCGF17.1-like isoform X4: MEEWEFLEGHKDLYKDVMMEHHELLTSPDDCTRISEGYVTSSDFKTEDYAITQNTSEEHAIIPDVPSDLLSKDLSCDFFKYVQSSDLSQTAKDRKSHKMGVEHQTEEKPFSCLECGKCFKHKSALVIHQRIHTGEKPYSCPECGKCFTDKSHLLRHERSHTGSKPFSCSECGKYFNQKSDLVRHRKTHTGEKPFSCPECGKCFTHKSTLVYHQRTHRGEKPFSCSECGKSFTCKSNLLNHHKNHTGEKPYSCSECGKCFTDKSHLLRHESSHTGEKPYSCPECGKYFSQKSDLVRHQITHTGKKPFSCSECGKCFTEKSNLIIHQRIHTGEKLFSCPECEKCFTHKSYLATHQRIHTGEKPYLCSECGKCFTDKSNLVKHQRGHKGETYF, from the exons ATGACTGTACCAGAATCTCAGAAGGATATGTGACGTCTTCAGATTTTAAAACAGAGGATTATGCTATTACACAAAATACAAGTGAAGAACATGCCATAATCCCAGATGTACCCTCAGATCTTCTCAGCAAAGATTTATcgtgtgatttttttaaatatgtccaATCTTCTGATTTATCACAGACTGCAAAGGACCGGAAaagccacaaaatgggtgttGAACATCAAACagaggagaagccattttcatgtttggaatgtggaaaatgttttaaacaTAAATCtgctcttgttatacatcagagaattcacacaggggagaagccatattcatgtccagaatgtgggaaatgttttacagataaatcacatCTTCTTAGACATGAGAGGAGTCACACTGGgtcgaaaccattttcatgttcagaatgtgggaaatattttaacCAGAAATCAGATCTAGTTAGGCATAggaaaactcacacaggggagaaaccattttcgtgtccagaatgtgggaaatgttttactcacaAATCAACTCTTGTTTACCATCAAAGAACTCACAGAGGGgaaaaaccattttcatgttcagaatgtggaaaatcttttacTTGCAAATCAAATCTTCTTAATCATCATAAAAAccatacaggggagaagccatattcatgttcagaatgtgggaaatgttttacagataaatcacatCTTCTTAGACATGAGAGtagtcacacaggggaaaagccatattcatgtccagagtgtgggaaatattttagccagaaatcagatcttgttagacatcaaataacacacacagggaaaaagccattttcatgttcagaatgtggaaaatgttttacagaaAAATCAAATCttattatacatcagagaattcacacaggggagaagctatTTTCCTgcccagaatgtgagaaatgcttTACTC ATAAATCATATCTTgctacacatcagagaattcacacaggggagaagccatatttatgctcagaatgtgggaaatgttttactgataaatcaaatcttgttaaacatcagagggGTCATAAAGGGGAGACATATTTTTGA
- the LOC121004475 gene encoding zinc finger protein OZF-like isoform X3 gives MEEWEFLEGHKDLYKDVMMEHHELLTSPDDCTRISEGYVTSSDFKTEDYAITQNTSEEHAIIPDVPSDLLSKDLSCDFFKYVQSSDLSQTAKDRKSHKMGVEHQTEEKPFSCLECGKCFKHKSALVIHQRIHTGEKPYSCPECGKCFTDKSHLLRHERSHTGSKPFSCSECGKYFNQKSDLVRHRKTHTGEKPFSCPECGKCFTHKSTLVYHQRTHRGEKPFSCSECGKSFTCKSNLLNHHKNHTGEKPYSCSECGKCFTDKSHLLRHESSHTGEKPYSCPECGKYFSQKSDLVRHQITHTGKKPFSCSECGKCFTEKSNLIIHQRIHTGEKLFSCPECEKCFTRKSYLVTHQRIHTGEKPYSCSECGKCFTDKSYLATHQRIHTGEKPYLCSECGKCFTDKSNLVKHQRGHKGETYF, from the exons ATGACTGTACCAGAATCTCAGAAGGATATGTGACGTCTTCAGATTTTAAAACAGAGGATTATGCTATTACACAAAATACAAGTGAAGAACATGCCATAATCCCAGATGTACCCTCAGATCTTCTCAGCAAAGATTTATcgtgtgatttttttaaatatgtccaATCTTCTGATTTATCACAGACTGCAAAGGACCGGAAaagccacaaaatgggtgttGAACATCAAACagaggagaagccattttcatgtttggaatgtggaaaatgttttaaacaTAAATCtgctcttgttatacatcagagaattcacacaggggagaagccatattcatgtccagaatgtgggaaatgttttacagataaatcacatCTTCTTAGACATGAGAGGAGTCACACTGGgtcgaaaccattttcatgttcagaatgtgggaaatattttaacCAGAAATCAGATCTAGTTAGGCATAggaaaactcacacaggggagaaaccattttcgtgtccagaatgtgggaaatgttttactcacaAATCAACTCTTGTTTACCATCAAAGAACTCACAGAGGGgaaaaaccattttcatgttcagaatgtggaaaatcttttacTTGCAAATCAAATCTTCTTAATCATCATAAAAAccatacaggggagaagccatattcatgttcagaatgtgggaaatgttttacagataaatcacatCTTCTTAGACATGAGAGtagtcacacaggggaaaagccatattcatgtccagagtgtgggaaatattttagccagaaatcagatcttgttagacatcaaataacacacacagggaaaaagccattttcatgttcagaatgtggaaaatgttttacagaaAAATCAAATCttattatacatcagagaattcacacaggggagaagctatTTTCCTgcccagaatgtgagaaatgcttTACTCGTAAATCAT atcttgttacacatcagagaattcacacaggggaaaagccatattcatgctcagaatgtggaaaatgctttACAGATAAATCATATCTTgctacacatcagagaattcacacaggggagaagccatatttatgctcagaatgtgggaaatgttttactgataaatcaaatcttgttaaacatcagagggGTCATAAAGGGGAGACATATTTTTGA